Proteins encoded in a region of the Xylocopa sonorina isolate GNS202 chromosome 1, iyXylSono1_principal, whole genome shotgun sequence genome:
- the Alpha-man-iia gene encoding alpha-mannosidase 2 isoform X2, protein MRIRKTLAILSAGLFLACCVMTYLIMDLTLFPPGQGSKLSVNNNQWLHFENRLAKLEKDFNKHHEVMNALREVAEAKNFVPIVHSINRTNYSASSSTSHLGKPLKCNYNIQKIPEVDIQMLDLYRQLEFDNVDGGVWKQGWDITYDDKQWHPNRKLKVFVVPHSHNDPGWLSTFEKYYTFQTRNILNNMVTKLAEDRRRKFIWAEISFFQLWWDDQSKTTQNLVKRLIHDGQLEIVSGGWVMPDESASHWIAQLTQLTEGHQWLKYNLDYTPNSGWAIDPFGLSPTLPYLLKRAGLENVLIQRVHYSVKKKLAKQKQLEFRWRQLWDNDGSTEIFTHMMPFYSYDVPHTCGPDPKVCCQFDFYRLQNFGLSCPWKIAPKLITNGNVAERAALLLDQYRKKAQLYKTDVVLAPLGDDFRYTHFTEWDAQYKNYQKLFDYMNQNQQLNVQINFGTLSDYFDAIREKHNLNEFPTLSGDFFTYSDRDDHYWSGYYTSRPFHKRLDRVLLSLLRSSEILSTVAWTKGNDNLGEGTLAQRLSKARKWHSLFQHHDAIAGTARDEVVIDYAKKMIMALNNSAHVLQQSVVHLLKTPQESTVDTDAVYITLDESRLRHTSAGDKYVVILGDENPLKKVILYNSIPRQRTKVQTLVVSTPFVKVTDRMGQPVECQISPIWIGSAALTVARYELSFLVTVPGFGITTYIIHALPKLSFPPEVHLANVTVFNTDITLPKIPGFNQIQVISNAQEFSITQRPELSASFGKSGLLKALRIDNLTIPVHLEFVKYGTRDSGKDKSGAYLFLPDKPEPDLVYMDNKCIIHLITGPIVSKVFVELAHVRHTCTLYNSPGGDGLGLHINNEINISETQNYELAMRLSTDIASGDQFYTDLNGLNMIKRQRFPKLPTQGNYYPMAASAYIEDKRVRLTVATAQPLGVSSMASGQIEIMQDRRLLQDDNRGLGQEGAGKGIGMVLHQTALDMCWNDNSYLRYFNVSETAEVDLTKFLNYIDDWIISKAPLTFHNVGPSLKSPIINLCPHQILPILFHKTQS, encoded by the exons ATGAGGATTAGAAAAACGTTAGCAATACTTAGCGCAGGTTTATTTCTTGCCTGCTGTGTCATGACATATTTAATAATGGATTTAACACTTTTCCCACCTGGACAAGGATCTAAACTTTCTGTTAATAAT AATCAATGGTTACACTTTGAGAATAGACTAGCAAAATTAGAAAAAGACTTTAATAAACATCATGAAGTAATGAATGCTTTGAGGGAAGTGGCAGAAGCGAAAAATTTTGTACCCATTGTTCATTCTATCAATCGCACTAATTACTCCGCATCGTCTAGTACTTCCCATTTAGGGAAACCACTTAAGTGTAATTATAACATACAGAAGATTCCTGAAGTAGACATCCAAATGTTAGATTTGTACAGACAATTAGAATTTGATAATGTTGACGGTGGCGTTTGGAAACAAGGATGGGATATTACGTACGATGACAAACAATGGCATCCGAATAGAAAGTTAAAAGTCTTTGTTGTTCCGCACTCGCACAACGATCCTGGCTGGCTTAGTACATTTGAGAAATATTATACGTTTCAGACGCGTAATATATTAAATAACATGGTAACAAAATTAGCAGAGGACAGAAGACGTAAATTTATTTGGGCAGAGATATCATTCTTTCAGCTTTGGTGGGATGATCAATCTAAAACTACTCAGAACTTAGTTAAACGTTTAATTCACGACGGGCAATTGGAGATTGTATCAGGAGGTTGGGTAATGCCAGATGAATCTGCTTCTCATTGGATAGCTCAGCTCACCCAACTGACAGAAGGTCATCAATGGTTAAAGTATAACTTAGATTATACACCAAATTCAGGATGGGCTATTGATCCATTTGGTCTCTCTCCGACTTTGCCGTATCTTCTTAAAAGGGCAGGGTTGGAAAATGTATTGATCCAAAGAGTTCATTATTCAGTTAAAAAAAAACTAGCTAAACAAAAACAATTAGAATTTCGTTGGAGACAATTATGGGACAATGACGGATCAACAGAAATTTTTACGCATATGATGCCATTTTATAGTTACGATGTGCCACACACTTGTGGTCCAGATCCAAAAGTATGTTGCCAGTTTGATTTTTATAGATTACAAAATTTTGGGCTCAGTTGTCCGTGGAAAATAGCTCCAAAACTTATAACTAATGGAAATGTTGCTGAGAGAGCAGCTCTTCTATTGGATCAGTATCGTAAGAAAGCTCAGCTTTATAAAACAGACGTTGTACTAGCACCCCTGGGGGATGATTTTAGATATACCCATTTTACTGAATGGGATGCTCAATACAAGAATTACCAAAAACTTTTCGATTATATGAACCAGAATCAACAACTGAACGTTCAAATTAACTTTGGAACGTTAAGCGACTATTTTGATGCGATCAGGGAAAAGCACAACTTGAACGAATTTCCCACTTTGTCTGGAGATTTTTTCACATATTCTGACCGAGATGATCATTACTGGAGTGGATATTATACATCAAG GCCTTTTCACAAACGATTAGATCGCGTATTATTGAGTTTGCTGAGGTCATCTGAAATATTAAGCACCGTGGCTTGGACTAAAGGTAACGATAATCTAGGCGAGGGTACTCTCGCACAACGTTTGAGTAAGGCAAGAAAATGGCATTCGTTGTTTCAACATCATGACGCTATTGCTGGGACTGCCAGAGATGAAGTTGTTATAGATTATGCTAAGAAGATGATAATGGCCTTAAACAATTCTGCACATGTTCTACAACAATCAGTAGTGCATTTATTAAAGACTCCACAAGAATCTACTGTTGATACGGATGCTGTATATATTACGTTGGATGAATCTAG ATTACGTCATACTAGTGCGGGAGATAAATATGTAGTGATACTAGGAGATGAAAATCCTTTAAAAAAAGTTATCCTGTACAATTCTATTCCGAGGCAAAGAACAAAAGTACAAACATTGGTTGTATCCACTCCATTTGTTAAGGTCACTGACCGCATGGGTCAACCAGTGGAATGTCAAATTTCTCCAATTTGGATCGGATCTGCTGCGTTAACTGTTGCGAGATACGAGTTATCATTTTTAGTTACTGTACCCGGATTTGGTATAACCACGTACATAATTCACGCTTTGCCGAAATTGTCGTTCCCACC AGAAGTGCACCTTGCGAACGTGACCGTTTTTAATACAGACATAACTCTTCCGAAGATTCCAGGCTTCAATCAAATTCAAGTAATATCAAACGCGCAAGAATTCTCGATTACGCAACGGCCAGAATTGTCTGCATCCTTCGGAAAATCGGGTCTTTTGAAAGCTCTAAGGATCGATAATCTAACAATTCCTGTTCATTTAGAATTCGTCAAATATGGTACCAGGGACTCTGGTAAAGATAAAAGTGGGGCATACTTATTCCTGCCCGATAAACCAGAACCAGATTTGGTATATATGGATAACAAGTGTATTATACACTTAATAACCGGACCCATTGTATCTAAAGTATTTGTAGAATTAGCACATGTACGTCACACTTGTACATTGTACAATTCTCCTGGTGGTGACGGACTTGGTTTGCATATAAATAATGAAATCAACATATCTGAAACGCAAAATTATGAGCTTGCTATGAGACTGAGTACTGATATAGCTTCAGGAGATCAATTTTACACAGATCTAAACGGGCTTAAT ATGATTAAACGTCAAAGATTTCCAAAACTTCCCACGCAAGGAAACTATTATCCAATGGCAGCAAGCGCATATATAGAGGATAAAAGAGTTAGACTAACAGTAGCTACAGCACAACCATTAGGTGTAAGCTCTATGGCATCTGGGCAAATCGAG ATAATGCAAGATAGAAGATTACTTCAAGATGACAACAGAGGGCTTGGTCAAG AAGGAGCTGGTAAAGGTATCGGAATGGTGTTACATCAAACAGCTTTAGACATGTGTTGGAATGACAATTCTTATTTACGTTATTTTAATGTTTCTGAGACCGCAGAAGTTGATTTAACAAAGTTCCTCAATTATATAGATGACTGGATTATTAGTAAAGCTCctttaacattccacaatgtagGGCCTTCCTTGAAATCGCCTATCATTAACTTGTGTCCTCATCAAATATTACCAATCTTATTTCATAAGACACAATCTTAA
- the Alpha-man-iia gene encoding alpha-mannosidase 2 isoform X1 yields the protein MRIRKTLAILSAGLFLACCVMTYLIMDLTLFPPGQGSKLSVNNNQWLHFENRLAKLEKDFNKHHEVMNALREVAEAKNFVPIVHSINRTNYSASSSTSHLGKPLKCNYNIQKIPEVDIQMLDLYRQLEFDNVDGGVWKQGWDITYDDKQWHPNRKLKVFVVPHSHNDPGWLSTFEKYYTFQTRNILNNMVTKLAEDRRRKFIWAEISFFQLWWDDQSKTTQNLVKRLIHDGQLEIVSGGWVMPDESASHWIAQLTQLTEGHQWLKYNLDYTPNSGWAIDPFGLSPTLPYLLKRAGLENVLIQRVHYSVKKKLAKQKQLEFRWRQLWDNDGSTEIFTHMMPFYSYDVPHTCGPDPKVCCQFDFYRLQNFGLSCPWKIAPKLITNGNVAERAALLLDQYRKKAQLYKTDVVLAPLGDDFRYTHFTEWDAQYKNYQKLFDYMNQNQQLNVQINFGTLSDYFDAIREKHNLNEFPTLSGDFFTYSDRDDHYWSGYYTSRPFHKRLDRVLLSLLRSSEILSTVAWTKGNDNLGEGTLAQRLSKARKWHSLFQHHDAIAGTARDEVVIDYAKKMIMALNNSAHVLQQSVVHLLKTPQESTVDTDAVYITLDESRLRHTSAGDKYVVILGDENPLKKVILYNSIPRQRTKVQTLVVSTPFVKVTDRMGQPVECQISPIWIGSAALTVARYELSFLVTVPGFGITTYIIHALPKLSFPPEVHLANVTVFNTDITLPKIPGFNQIQVISNAQEFSITQRPELSASFGKSGLLKALRIDNLTIPVHLEFVKYGTRDSGKDKSGAYLFLPDKPEPDLVYMDNKCIIHLITGPIVSKVFVELAHVRHTCTLYNSPGGDGLGLHINNEINISETQNYELAMRLSTDIASGDQFYTDLNGLNMIKRQRFPKLPTQGNYYPMAASAYIEDKRVRLTVATAQPLGVSSMASGQIEIMQDRRLLQDDNRGLGQGITDNLLTNNVFMFVLERRKPFCTSPTPPTNHPSGVLSLYGHLALEELLHPIIAMHPHNSLPFNLNAHFSPLRYDFPADLSVVSFRVFPIPEGAGKGIGMVLHQTALDMCWNDNSYLRYFNVSETAEVDLTKFLNYIDDWIISKAPLTFHNVGPSLKSPIINLCPHQILPILFHKTQS from the exons ATGAGGATTAGAAAAACGTTAGCAATACTTAGCGCAGGTTTATTTCTTGCCTGCTGTGTCATGACATATTTAATAATGGATTTAACACTTTTCCCACCTGGACAAGGATCTAAACTTTCTGTTAATAAT AATCAATGGTTACACTTTGAGAATAGACTAGCAAAATTAGAAAAAGACTTTAATAAACATCATGAAGTAATGAATGCTTTGAGGGAAGTGGCAGAAGCGAAAAATTTTGTACCCATTGTTCATTCTATCAATCGCACTAATTACTCCGCATCGTCTAGTACTTCCCATTTAGGGAAACCACTTAAGTGTAATTATAACATACAGAAGATTCCTGAAGTAGACATCCAAATGTTAGATTTGTACAGACAATTAGAATTTGATAATGTTGACGGTGGCGTTTGGAAACAAGGATGGGATATTACGTACGATGACAAACAATGGCATCCGAATAGAAAGTTAAAAGTCTTTGTTGTTCCGCACTCGCACAACGATCCTGGCTGGCTTAGTACATTTGAGAAATATTATACGTTTCAGACGCGTAATATATTAAATAACATGGTAACAAAATTAGCAGAGGACAGAAGACGTAAATTTATTTGGGCAGAGATATCATTCTTTCAGCTTTGGTGGGATGATCAATCTAAAACTACTCAGAACTTAGTTAAACGTTTAATTCACGACGGGCAATTGGAGATTGTATCAGGAGGTTGGGTAATGCCAGATGAATCTGCTTCTCATTGGATAGCTCAGCTCACCCAACTGACAGAAGGTCATCAATGGTTAAAGTATAACTTAGATTATACACCAAATTCAGGATGGGCTATTGATCCATTTGGTCTCTCTCCGACTTTGCCGTATCTTCTTAAAAGGGCAGGGTTGGAAAATGTATTGATCCAAAGAGTTCATTATTCAGTTAAAAAAAAACTAGCTAAACAAAAACAATTAGAATTTCGTTGGAGACAATTATGGGACAATGACGGATCAACAGAAATTTTTACGCATATGATGCCATTTTATAGTTACGATGTGCCACACACTTGTGGTCCAGATCCAAAAGTATGTTGCCAGTTTGATTTTTATAGATTACAAAATTTTGGGCTCAGTTGTCCGTGGAAAATAGCTCCAAAACTTATAACTAATGGAAATGTTGCTGAGAGAGCAGCTCTTCTATTGGATCAGTATCGTAAGAAAGCTCAGCTTTATAAAACAGACGTTGTACTAGCACCCCTGGGGGATGATTTTAGATATACCCATTTTACTGAATGGGATGCTCAATACAAGAATTACCAAAAACTTTTCGATTATATGAACCAGAATCAACAACTGAACGTTCAAATTAACTTTGGAACGTTAAGCGACTATTTTGATGCGATCAGGGAAAAGCACAACTTGAACGAATTTCCCACTTTGTCTGGAGATTTTTTCACATATTCTGACCGAGATGATCATTACTGGAGTGGATATTATACATCAAG GCCTTTTCACAAACGATTAGATCGCGTATTATTGAGTTTGCTGAGGTCATCTGAAATATTAAGCACCGTGGCTTGGACTAAAGGTAACGATAATCTAGGCGAGGGTACTCTCGCACAACGTTTGAGTAAGGCAAGAAAATGGCATTCGTTGTTTCAACATCATGACGCTATTGCTGGGACTGCCAGAGATGAAGTTGTTATAGATTATGCTAAGAAGATGATAATGGCCTTAAACAATTCTGCACATGTTCTACAACAATCAGTAGTGCATTTATTAAAGACTCCACAAGAATCTACTGTTGATACGGATGCTGTATATATTACGTTGGATGAATCTAG ATTACGTCATACTAGTGCGGGAGATAAATATGTAGTGATACTAGGAGATGAAAATCCTTTAAAAAAAGTTATCCTGTACAATTCTATTCCGAGGCAAAGAACAAAAGTACAAACATTGGTTGTATCCACTCCATTTGTTAAGGTCACTGACCGCATGGGTCAACCAGTGGAATGTCAAATTTCTCCAATTTGGATCGGATCTGCTGCGTTAACTGTTGCGAGATACGAGTTATCATTTTTAGTTACTGTACCCGGATTTGGTATAACCACGTACATAATTCACGCTTTGCCGAAATTGTCGTTCCCACC AGAAGTGCACCTTGCGAACGTGACCGTTTTTAATACAGACATAACTCTTCCGAAGATTCCAGGCTTCAATCAAATTCAAGTAATATCAAACGCGCAAGAATTCTCGATTACGCAACGGCCAGAATTGTCTGCATCCTTCGGAAAATCGGGTCTTTTGAAAGCTCTAAGGATCGATAATCTAACAATTCCTGTTCATTTAGAATTCGTCAAATATGGTACCAGGGACTCTGGTAAAGATAAAAGTGGGGCATACTTATTCCTGCCCGATAAACCAGAACCAGATTTGGTATATATGGATAACAAGTGTATTATACACTTAATAACCGGACCCATTGTATCTAAAGTATTTGTAGAATTAGCACATGTACGTCACACTTGTACATTGTACAATTCTCCTGGTGGTGACGGACTTGGTTTGCATATAAATAATGAAATCAACATATCTGAAACGCAAAATTATGAGCTTGCTATGAGACTGAGTACTGATATAGCTTCAGGAGATCAATTTTACACAGATCTAAACGGGCTTAAT ATGATTAAACGTCAAAGATTTCCAAAACTTCCCACGCAAGGAAACTATTATCCAATGGCAGCAAGCGCATATATAGAGGATAAAAGAGTTAGACTAACAGTAGCTACAGCACAACCATTAGGTGTAAGCTCTATGGCATCTGGGCAAATCGAG ATAATGCAAGATAGAAGATTACTTCAAGATGACAACAGAGGGCTTGGTCAAGGTATAACTGATAATTTGTTAACGAATAATGTGTTCATGTTCGTTCTTGAAAGGAGAAAGCCTTTTTGTACATCTCCGACGCCTCCAACAAACCATCCCTCAGGAGTACTATCATTGTATGGTCATCTAGCGTTAGAAGAACTGTTACATCCTATAATCGCAATGCATCCACATAATTCTTTACCTTTTAATTTAAACGCGCATTTCTCGCCGCTTCGCTATGATTTTCCTGCGGATTTAAGCGTGGTCAGTTTCCGTGTATTTCCTATTCCAGAAGGAGCTGGTAAAGGTATCGGAATGGTGTTACATCAAACAGCTTTAGACATGTGTTGGAATGACAATTCTTATTTACGTTATTTTAATGTTTCTGAGACCGCAGAAGTTGATTTAACAAAGTTCCTCAATTATATAGATGACTGGATTATTAGTAAAGCTCctttaacattccacaatgtagGGCCTTCCTTGAAATCGCCTATCATTAACTTGTGTCCTCATCAAATATTACCAATCTTATTTCATAAGACACAATCTTAA